The sequence ATAGCCAGCGGTCGGGGTGTATGTGAACGAGCCGTCGGCGTTGAGGGTCAAGGTCCCGTGGGCGGGGCCGCCATTGGTGGCCAGGCTCGCGGTCATGGCCAGGCCGTTGGAGTCGCTGTCGCCGGCCAGCACGCCATTCGCGGCGGTGACCGAGAGGCTCTGGCCGGCATGGGCCGAATAGACGCCGGCCTGGGTGGCGATGGTCCCTGCGCCGACATTCAAGGTCACCGTGGTCGGCGCGCTGGAGCCGAGGCCGTCGCTGGCGATGTAGGTGAAGCTGTCGGTCCCGGCATAACCGGCGTTGGCTGTGTAGGTGAAGGAGCCGTCGGCGTTCAGCGTCAGCGTCCCGTGGCTCGGGCCGCCATTGGTGGCCAGGCTGGCGGTCATGGCCAGGCCGTTGGGGTCGCTGTCACCGGCCAGCACGCCATTGGCGGCGGTGACCGAAAGGCTCTGGTTCGCTTGAGCCGAATAGCTGGCCGCCTGGGTGGCGATGGTCCCGGCGGTGACGTTGAGGGTGACGGTGGTCGGTGCGCTGGAGCCGAGGCTGTCGCTGGCGATGTAGGTGAAGCTGTCGGTCCCGGCGTAGCCGGCGGTCGGGGTGTAGGTGAAGGAGCCGTCGGCGTTCAGGGTCAGGGCCCCGTGCTGCGGCCCGCCATTAGTGGCCAGGGTTGCGGTCATGGCCAGGCCGTTGGGGTCGGTGTCCCCCGCCAGCACGCCGCTGGCCGCATTGACCGTCAGGGCATGGCCGGCATTGGCGCCGTAGCTGGCGGCCTGGGTGGCGACGGTCCCGGCGGCGACGTTGAGGGTGACGGTGGTCGGTGCGCTGGAGCCGAGGCTATCGCTGGCGATGTAGGTGAAGCTGTCGGTCCCGGCGTAGCCGAGGGTCGGGGTGTAGGTGAAGGAGCCGTCGGCGTTGAGGGTCAAGGTTCCGTGGCTCGGTCCGCCGTTGGTGGTCAGGCTGGCGGTCATGGCCAGGCCGTTGGGGTCGGTGTCGGCGGAGAGCACGCCGCTGGCGGCGGCGACCGAGAGGGTGTGGCCGGCCTGGTCGTTGTAGCTGGCCGCATGGGTCACCGGCGGGCTGGCCGAGCCGGCGGCGACGTTGAGGGTGACGGTGATGGGGGTTCCGGCCGAGAGCCCGTCCTTGGCCAGGTAGGTGAAGCTGTCGGTCCCGACATAGCCGGCGTTGGCGGTGTAGGTGAAGGAGCCGTTGGCGTTGAGGGTCAAGGTCCCGTGGGCGGGCCCGCCGTTGGCGGCCAGGCTGGCTGTGAGGGTCAGGCCGTTATAGTCGGTGGTTGCGGCCAGAACGCCGCTGGCGGCTGAGACGGAGAGGGCCTGTCCGGCGACGGCGGCGTAGGCGGGGGCCGCGGTGGGGGTGGAGGCGATGGCGATGGACTTGTCGGCGAACTGCAGGGTCTGGATGTTGCTGATCAGGTCGGGCCCCTCGGCGGTGGCCAGGGCGGTGACCAGCACCTTGCCGTTGGCCTCGCGCACGATGTCGTACTGGGTGGAGGCGGCGCGATAGACGACGGTGTTGGTCCCCGCGCCGCCGTCGATGACGTCGCTGGTGTTGGCCAGGAAGGTGGAGGCGGGCAGGTTGGATCCGGCCAGGGTGGCGTTGCCGTTGACGCCGAGGCTGGCGACGGAGGAGCCGCTGGAGATGCCGGCGCCTGAAGAATAGGTCAGCTGGCTGATGGGGATGCTGTGTCCCTCGTAGCTGGCGGACTTGAGGAACAACAGGTCGTAGTTGGAGCTGCTGGTCCAGGATGTGCCGCCGGCGAGGAGTTCGACGGAGGTGATGGGGCCAAGGCCGGCGGTGCTGACGGTGACGGTCTGCCAGGAGTAGCCGGAGGCGTTCATGTTCTGGGTGATGGCCAGGGGGGCCTGGACCACGTGGCCGTTGACCAGCACCTCGAGGGTGGGTGCGGAGTGGGAGCCGAGCCAGTCGCCGGCGAGCTGGAAGGAGAGGACGCCCTTGAGGGCGGCGGCGGCGGGGTGGGCGTAGATGGTGTCGTTGCCGGAGCCGGCGCGGATGGTGTTCTGTCCGGGACCGCCGATGAAGAAGTCGCCCTGGTTGCCGCCGATCAGGGTGGCGTTGGCGACGAGGCCGCCTGAGAGGAAGTTGACCAGGTTCAGGGAGCCCTGGACGGTGGGGTTGGCGGCCACGGCCATGGCCATGTAGGGCCCTGAGGTCAGGGTCGAGGTGGTGTTGGCGGCGTTGACCACCGAGGGGATCCAGCCCATGGCGCTGTAGGCGGCGAAGGATTGGAAGTCCTGGGCCAGGTTGCCGGTGCTGGTGTAGTCGCTGCCCAGCACAGGAACGCCCGACGCGTTATAGGCCGGCCCGACCACGTTCTCGACATAGTTCTGGTTGGAGGCAGGCAAGGCGTAGGGCGTGACCGTGCCCCCTGAACTGGTCGAGCCGTAGTAGAGGGTCTCGTTGAAGATCGCATCCAGGCTCTGCAGCGCCGCCGGATCCTGCAAGGCGACGGTCTGTGGGTTGTTGGCCACGATGTAGAAGGGCGTGGCCAGGTGCAGGCCGTTCACATAGGCGCGGATGTCGGTGATCAGCGTGCCGAGCTCTTGGGTCGCGTTGGCGTTGGTGGGATTGCCGAAGCTGTTGCCGGCGGCCCACTCGCTGTCGCCTGAGGCGACATCGAGGAAGATGCCGTTATAGCCCTGCGAGACCAGCTGGTTGATCCGCGCAAATATCGCCTGCTCCCAGGCCGGGTTCCAGTACTGCACCGAATAGACGCCAGGCCAGTTGGGGTTCGCGTTGCCGAACCAGCTGGGCAGGGACGTGCCGGAGAACAGGCTGGGCTCCTCCCACTTGGAGGCCTCGGTCAGGTCCGTGTAGCCCAGAATGATCTTGGAGCCGTTGGGATTGGCGACGCTCATGTTCAGCGCCGGATCGCTCGCCGTGCCCCCGAGAATGATCAGGTTCTCCTGCGAAGAACCGATCTCCTGGGCGATGTTCGGCGTCGTCGCTCCGCTGCCAATGAGATACAGAAACGACTGCACCTGAGAGATCGTGATCGGCATCGGCGCGGCTCCGTTGATCCTCGGTCACAGGTACGCGGCTCAGAGACACAGGTTAGGGCAAGGACGTCTGCAAACGCGCCCAGAAGAGTGTGACAAGACCACGTCCCGTTGGGACAAGTTCAAATTTCTAGACAGGCTTACGACAATACCGAACGGCACTCGCAATCATCATCCGATAGAATTGGATCTTCTGCTGGACGATCCAAATCAACGAACAGGCACGCCAAACCAATAGCGTCTGGCGACACGAACAAACTCACTCCGGTCCGTGAAGCTCGGGATAACACGTTTAGTAAAGCGGCCATTAATACTGGGGCTAAGCGCCGCAGCATTTGGCGGCCTGGGCATGATTGCGCTCTGGGGCAAGCCGCCCTTCCGCCGGTCAGCGTTGCGCAGGGCGCGCCGTGCTGGCGGCGCCGGGTCCTGTCGTCGGATGTGCGCGCAATGGCGTGTTGCCCCGGTCCACCTCAGCTTGCTAGGCATCGAAGATGCAAATTTTGATCAGCAGATCTGCCGCCGTGGCCATGCTTCGGCGCCTCGCGTCCTCGGACGTGACCGTCATCGCCTTTGGCCAGCTGCTGCAGCAGGCATTGATGGTGATCACGGGCATCGCCGTCGCCAGAATGCTGGGGTCCGCCGACTACGGGCTGATCAACATCGTTCGCAACATCTTCACCGCCCTCGCGATCCTGGCCCCGATCGGCCTCGACCTGGCCTTGCTGAAATACATGGGCCGAGCCAGCGACGACACCGCAGGGGCGGAGCGACTGGTGGCCCGCCTTCGCCTGGTGGTCCTCGCCATCAATCTGCCCGTAGCCCTGATCGGCGGCCTTGGCCTTGGCCGCCTGCTGATGGCTCACATCTACGTCTATCCAAAATTCGACCTGATGCTGCTGGTCACGCTCTTGGCCCTGCCGGTGAGCGCCGACCTGTCGATTCTGGGCGCCTATTATCGCGCCAGGGGTAGGCCGGGCGCCTATGCCCTCATGAGTTCCTATGTGCAGCCGATCGCCCGCCTGGTCCTGGTCGCCGCCGCCTTCTGGCTTTCGCCCACGGCGCTGGCCATCATCACGATCAATACCCTGCAGATCCTGATCAGCGCCGCCTTTGTCTGGACCCACTTCACGCTCTGGCGCCGGGCCGATCGAAACGCGCCGACGACGCCGTTGCAATCGGCGCCGCTGCGGAGCGACTGGGCCGCCGTTCGCATGGTGCTCGCCGACTCCAGCTGGATGGCGCTCAACCTCTTCGTCTACGGCATGATGAGATTTGTGGACGTCCTGGTTTTGGGCGCCTTTGCGCCAGCCAAGGAGGTCGGCGCCTATGCTGCGCTCAGCACCATCGCCCAATTGGTGCAGGTCTGGCCCTTTTCCGCCAGCCAGACGCTGGGCCCGAACATCTCCCGCCACTATCACGCCGGCGACGTCGCCAGCATAAGACGGGAGCTCAACGAGTACATTCAGTTCGCGGCCATCGTCGCCGGCTACGTGTTCGCTGGGGTCGCCGCGTTCGGCACACAGCTGAATTTCGTCTTCGGCAAGAGCTTCGTGTTCGGGCCGGTGATCGCCCTGCTCCTGCCCCTTGGCTGGCTGCTCAGCGCCACCCTGGCGCCGGTCGGGTTCTGTCTTTCTATGACCGGCCGCCACCGCGCCGAGCTTGCGATTCTCACCGCCGGCGGCGGCATATTGCTGCTGACCTGCTACCTCTTCACGCCACTCTGGGGATCGGTCGGGGCAGCCTCTTCCGTCTGCCTCACCTTCGCATTGATCAACATCACCCGCTTCTACTACGTCTCCAGGACACTGGGCTTCACCCCAGGCCGCCTGTTGGACATCTTTCCGCCGATTGCGGCGGCGGCTTTCGCCTACGGCGCCAAGGCGTTGGTGGGACTCATGCTGGAGCCCAGCCTGCTCTCGCTGCTACTCGGCTGCGGCCTCTACTCCATGGCGTTCGCCGCGCTCGCCTACCTGCTGGTCATGCGCGGCGACGGGCGAGAAGCCTTTCGGCGGCTGATGTTTCGCGCCAGCTGAGCGTCGCCCGAGCCTTAGCCGCCTCGTGCTGCAAGAGGCGAGCCTTGCGGCGCGGGCCTATTCCTCGAAATAGGCGCCGTAGCTCCGGTAGTACTGAGAGCCGCCATACTGGGACTTGCGCTCGAGACGCCGATCGACCTGGGTCAGGACCACGCCGGCGAGCGCGGCGCCTACCGCCGACAACTCGCGCACGGCCGAACGTACGGCGCTCTTGGGCGTCGCGCGCCAGCGGGCGAGCAGAAGAGTGGCGTCGACACGCTGCGCCAGGGTTCGCGCATCGGCCAGCAGCAGGACCGGGGCGGCGTCGAGAATGATCAGGTCATAATACTCGCGCGCGGCGGCCAGCAGCTTGTCGAGGGCGGGCGAACTCAGGACGTCCCTTTGCGGACTCGTGCTGGAGCTGAGCGGCAGGAACATCGCGCTGGACATGGAGTCCTTCACCAGCGCCCGCTCCAAGGTGACTGCGCCGTCAAGGACCTCGACCAAGCCAATGTCCGCCTCCACGCCGAAGGCCGCCCCAAGCGCGCGCCGGCGCAGGTCCGTGTCGATCACCAGCACCTTCGCATGGCCAAGCGCTGCGACCCGGGCGAGACATACCGCCGTGGTGGTCTTGCCTTCGTGCGGCACGGCCGAGGTGATCGCCACGACCTTGACCGGCCGACCATTCAGACGCATCGCCTGCAAGGTGGTGCGCAGGGTGCGGAAGCTCTCCGCAAAGACCGAGAGCGGGCGCTCGACCACGTAAACGGAAGGAACTCGTCCCTTCTTGCCGCCCCGCGAAACAGTCGATTGCAGTAGCGGGATCGAGGCCAGGGCCGGAACCGCGAGTTCGCTTTCGATCTCGTCGATATCGTTGAAGGTGCGCTCCAGAAGGCCGGCGCCGAACATTGTGCCGACGCCGCCGACCAGTCCCGCGGCCAGGGCGATGGCCATGGCCTTCAAGGCGTTGGGGGCCGAAGGCTTGCTCGGCGGCGTCGCCGGGGTGATCACGTGGGCGTTGGTCGGCGGGGCGCCGGTGGTGACATTATTCTGTTTGAAGCGCGCGAGATACTGCTGATAGGTCTCTCGCGCGGCCTCCTGATTGCGGAGGAGCTCGTTGAGCTTGACCGAGGCGGCGTCGCTGCCGACCAAGGAGCGATTGGCCCCGTTTAAGCTCGCCTGCAGTGACGCGGTCCGTTCGCGAGCCACCTGCACCTGGGCCGAGAGATTGGAAAGGATGCGGCGGATCTCGGCTTGGATCTGCCCGTCGATGTCGATCAGCTGCTGTTGCGTGGTCACGACATCCGGGTGCCTGGACCCGTAACGGGTGCGCAATTCCGTAAGGCGCTGGCTCAGGGACGCGCGTTGGCCACGCAACTGCTGGACCACCGGCGACGAGAGGGCTTCGCCCACGTCATCGCCGTTGCTGCCATGGGCAAGCTGATCCGCGGCGGTCTTGTAGCGCGCTTCGACCTCGGCTTGAGCCGCCCGGGCGCTGACCAGCTGCTGGCCGATCGCCAGGATGTTCTGCTCGTCCATCGTCGTCGAGCCGGCCTGTTCGAGCCCGTGGCTCGCGCGATAGGCCGCGACCGCGGCGTCGGCCTGCATCACCTGGCGCTCGAGATCGGCCAGGTTTCCGCTCATATAGGCGCCGGCCTCCTGCGACTGCTCGACGCTCGACAGCGATTTTTGCCGCTGATAGGCGGCTACGAAGGCGTTGGCCGTCTTGGCCGCCCAGGCCGGGTCGGTAGCTGTGTACTGGATGTCGATGACATAGCCGCCGCCCTCGCGTTCGACCTTCAATCCCTTCTGCAATTTCTGGATCGGGTCGAGCGGGCTTGCCGCGGGCTGCCCGTTCGAGGGATGCACCGCGTTCTTGATCGCCTTCAACCACGCGGGTGTGGACGATCCTTTTGCCTTGGCGTCAGTGGGCGGCGGGCCGAGGTCCAGCAACACCTGGCGGGCCACCGCACCGGATTGGATCATACCGATCTCAGTGTCGATCTTGGCGGCGTCGGCCAGGCCGGTGCCCGTATTGTCCGCCCCGCTCGCAACATCCGTCAGGTTTCGCGAGTTGATGTCCACCTGGACTTGCGCCATCGCCGTATATTGCTTTGGCGCGGACATGATGGCGCCCATAACCACAGCAAAGAGGACAGCAAAGACGGCCGATATTAGGATTGGACGGCGCATGAACAGCTCGCCAATGCGCACGAAATCGACGGCGTGACCGTCAAACTCGTTGGACCAGCCGGACTCGTCCTTGAGATTTGAACCAGGCGCGCGCGGGGTAAACAGCTTCGGGTTGACCGTCATTGATGTTTCTTTTCGACACAGAGAGCCTGGACAGGGGCGAACCAGCAATTCTCGCGCCGCGGTCGATCCTCGTCAAAACCGGGTATTCGCATAACTCAAACTCCCCGACCCGGCCCCATGCTACGCGACTTCAGCGAAGCCGCCAATGATACGGCGCCCCACAAGGGTCACAACGCCTGATGGCGACGGATACACCAGCGCTAGGGCCCGATCGCTCGCAGGCGGATCGAACGACAACAGACGCCGCACCGATCAAATGGCGCGGCGTCTGTCGTTATCGATCGGGCGATAGACTTTCGCCGCCCCCAATGGCCTGCAGATTACCAACCACCGGTTTACAAGAGGTAGCCGACGCCCCCGGCGCGTGGTGCGCGCCGGGGGCTGTTCTCAGACGATGAAGTGGTCGCTGAGGGAGAGGCTGGAGGCGTGCACGCCGAGCAGGGTGATGTGCTCGCCGTTGGAGAAGTCGACGGTGGAATAGGTTCCGTGGTCGGTGAAGGTGGGGTGCAGGCCGCTGTTCAGGAAGGCGCTGATGTCGATGCGGTCGGCGGCGGTGAAGTCGGTGATGGTGGTGGCGTGCGCGGCGATGTTGGCCACGAAGGTGTCCGCCCCGCCGCCGCCGGTCAGGGTGTCGGCCCCGGAGCCCGCGGTGATGACGTTGTTCATCGTGTTGCCGACCAGGGTCACGGCGTTTGCCGTCTTGCCGACCAGGTTCTGGACATTGTCCGACAGGGTGTAGCTGCACCAGGCGTTGACGGTCTCGTTCGGCGTTCCGGCGGCGACCTGGATTATGTCGTTCGAGTGCGAAACGCTGAAGACGTCGTTGCCGCCCGCGCCGCCGACCAGGGTGTCGCCGCCGTTGACGCTGGTCAGATAGTTGCCGCCGGCGGCGTTGCCGATGGCCGTGGTCCCCGGCGTGATCAGGCGCAGGCTGTGGACGCCGGTCGGCAGGGCGTAGCTGACCGAGGAGATGATCACGTCATGCTGCTGGCTGGTGGTGTTGATCACCACATCGCCGGTGTTGTTGACATAGAAGGTGTCGACTCCGGTCCCGGCCACCAGGGTGTTGGGTCCGCCGAGGCTCGTCAGGGTGTCGTTCATGGCGTTGCCGGCGCCCGTCAGGCCCGACCCGTTCACGGTCAGGTTCTGGATATTGGCCGGCAGCACGTAGTCGCAGGTGGCGATCACGCTCTCGTTCGGCGTACCCGCCGCGACGGTGATCTGATCGGCGCTGTTGTAGACGTGATAGGTGTCGCCCCCGGTCCCGCCGGTGATGTTCTGGGCCGCCACGTTCAGGGTGACCGTGGTCGGGGTGCTGCTCAGGCTGTCCTGGGCCAGGTAGGTGAAGCTGTCGGTCCCGACGAAGCCGAGGGTGGGCGTGTAGGTGAACGAACCGTTGGCGTTGAGGGTCAGGGTCCCGTGGCTCGGGCCGCCATTCTGGGCGAGGACCGCCGTCAGGCTGAGCCCATTGTTGTCGACATCGTTGGCCAGGACGCCCTGGGCGGCGGCGACGGTGGCGGCCTTGTCACCGGCGATGGCGTAGGTGTCTGGGTTGGCTGTGGGCGGCGGGTCGACCACGTTGAGGGTGACCGTGGTGGGTGCGCTGGAGCCGAGGCTGTCGCTGGCGATATAGGTGAAATGGTCCGACCCGGCGAAGCCGAGGGTCGGGGTGTAGGTGAAGGAGCCGTCGGCGTTGAGGGTCAGAGTCCCGTGGGCGGGGCCGCCATTGGTGGCCAGGCTGGCGGTCATGGCCAGGCCGTTGGGGTCCGTGTCATGGGTTAGGATCCCGCTGGATGGGGCGACCGTGAGGGTCCTGCCGGCGTGGGCCGAATAGGCGCCGGCCTGGGTGGCGATGGTCCCTGCGGCGACATTCAGGGTCACGGTGGTCGGGGCGCTGGAGCCAAGGCTGTCACTGGCGATGTAGGTGAAGCTGTCCGTCCCGGCGAAGCCCGCATTGGGGGTATAGGTGAACGAGCCGTCGGCGTTCAGCACCAGCGCGCCGTGCTGCGGCCCGCCGTTCTGGGCAAGGGCTGCCGTCAGGGTCAGGCCATTGGGATCGCTGGCGCCGGCCAGGACGCCCTGAGCCGCCGCCTCGGTCAGGACGTGGCCCGCATTGGCGCCGTAGCTGGCCGCCTGGGTGGTCGGCGCCTGGGCGGCGACGTTGAGGGTGACGGTGGTCGGTGCGCTGGAGCCGAGGCCGTCGCTGGCGATGTAGGTGAAGCTGTCGGTCCCGGCGTAGCCGGCGGTCGGAGTGTAGGTGAAGGAGCCGTCGGCGTTCAGGGTCAGGGCCCCGTGCTGCGGCCCGCCATTAGTGGCCAGGGTCGCGGTCATGGCCAGGCCGTTGGGGTCGGTGTCCCCCGCCAGCACGCCGCTGGCGGCATTGACCGTCAGGGCATGGCCGGCATTGGCGCCGTAGCTGGCGGCCTGGGTGGCGATGGTCCCGGCGGCGACGTTGAGGGTGACGGTGGTCGGTGCGCTGGAGCCGAGGCTGTCGCTGGCGATGTAGGTGAAGCTGTCGGTCCCGGCGTAGCCGGCGGTCGGGGTGTAGGTGAAGGAGCCGTCGGCGTTCAGGGTCAGGGCCCCGTGCTGCGGCCCGCCGTTCTGGGCCAGGGTCGCGGTCATGGCCAGGCCGTTGGGGTCGGTGTCCCCCGCCAGCACGCCGCTGGCGGCATTGACCGTCAGGGCATGGCCGGCGTTCGCGCCGTAGCTGGCGGCCTGGGTGGCGACGGTCCCGGCGGCGACGTTGAGGGTGACCGTGGTCGGGGTGCTGGAGCCCTGACTGTCGCTGGCGACGTAGGTGAAGCTGTCGGTCCCGGCGAAGCCGAGGGTCGGGGTGTAGGTGAAGGAGCCGTCGGCGTTGAGGGTCAAGGTTCCGTGGCTCGGCCCGCCGTTGGTGGCCAGGCTGGCGGTCATGGCCAGGCCGTTGGGGTCGGTGTCGGTGGAGAGCACGCCGCTGGCGGCGGCGACCGAGAGGGTGTGGCCGGCCTGGTCGTTGTAGCTGGCCGCATGGGTCACCGGCGGGCTGGCCGAGCCGGCGGCGACGTTGAGGGTGACGGTGATGGGGGTTCCGGCCGAGAGCCCGTCCTTGGCCAGGTAGGTGAAGCTGTCGGTCCCGACATAGCCGGCGTTGGCGGTGTAGGTGAAGGAGCCGTTGGCGTTGAGGGTCAAGGTCCCATGGGCGGGCCCGCCGTTGGCGGCCAGGCTGGCTGTGAGGGTCAGGCCGTTATAGTCGGTGGTTGCGGCCAGAACGCCGCTGGCGGCTGAGACGGAGAGGGCCTGTCCGGCGACGGCGGCGTAGGCGGGGGCCGCGGTGGGGGTGGAGGCGATGGCGATGGACTTGTCGGCGAACTGCAGGGTCTGGATGTTGCTGATCAGGTCGGGCCCCTCGGCGGTGGCCAGGGCGGTGACCAGCACCTTGCCGTTGGCCTCGCGCACGATGTCGTACTGGGTGGAGGCGGCGCGATAGACGACGG is a genomic window of Phenylobacterium montanum containing:
- a CDS encoding beta strand repeat-containing protein, producing MPITISQVQSFLYLIGSGATTPNIAQEIGSSQENLIILGGTASDPALNMSVANPNGSKIILGYTDLTEASKWEEPSLFSGTSLPSWFGNANPNWPGVYSVQYWNPAWEQAIFARINQLVSQGYNGIFLDVASGDSEWAAGNSFGNPTNANATQELGTLITDIRAYVNGLHLATPFYIVANNPQTVALQDPAALQSLDAIFNETLYYGSTSSGGTVTPYALPASNQNYVENVVGPAYNASGVPVLGSDYTSTGNLAQDFQSFAAYSAMGWIPSVVNAANTTSTLTSGPYMAMAVAANPTVQGSLNLVNFLSGGLVANATLIGGNQGDFFIGGPGQNTIRAGSGNDTIYAHPAAAALKGVLSFQLAGDWLGSHSAPTLEVLVNGHVVQAPLAITQNMNASGYSWQTVTVSTAGLGPITSVELLAGGTSWTSSSNYDLLFLKSASYEGHSIPISQLTYSSGAGISSGSSVASLGVNGNATLAGSNLPASTFLANTSDVIDGGAGTNTVVYRAASTQYDIVREANGKVLVTALATAEGPDLISNIQTLQFADKSIAIASTPTAAPAYAAVAGQALSVSAASGVLAATTDYNGLTLTASLAANGGPAHGTLTLNANGSFTYTANAGYVGTDSFTYLAKDGLSAGTPITVTLNVAAGSASPPVTHAASYNDQAGHTLSVAAASGVLSADTDPNGLAMTASLTTNGGPSHGTLTLNADGSFTYTPTLGYAGTDSFTYIASDSLGSSAPTTVTLNVAAGTVATQAASYGANAGHALTVNAASGVLAGDTDPNGLAMTATLATNGGPQHGALTLNADGSFTYTPTAGYAGTDSFTYIASDSLGSSAPTTVTLNVTAGTIATQAASYSAQANQSLSVTAANGVLAGDSDPNGLAMTASLATNGGPSHGTLTLNADGSFTYTANAGYAGTDSFTYIASDGLGSSAPTTVTLNVGAGTIATQAGVYSAHAGQSLSVTAANGVLAGDSDSNGLAMTASLATNGGPAHGTLTLNADGSFTYTPTAGYAGADSFTYVASDSLGSSAPTTVTLNVAAGTIATQAGAYSAHAGQGLSVTAANGVLAGDTDPNGLAMTASLAANGAPAHGTLTLNADGSFTYTPTLGFAGTDSFTYIASDSLGSSGPTTVTVNVVDPPPTGNADTYAVVGGKQTVIAAGQGVLANDVDNNGLSLTAVLAPNGGPSHGTLTLDANGSFTYTPNAGFAGTDSFTYVASDSLGSSAPTTVTLNVAAGTIVTQASGYSVHAGKTLSVAASNGVLTHDTDPNGLAMTAVLATNGGPSHGTLTLNANGSFTYTPTLGFAGTDHFTYIAKDSLGASAPTTVTVNVVDPPPTATPDTYAIAGDKVATVAAAQGVLANDVDNNGISLSAVLAPNGGPKHGTLTLNADGSFTYTPTLGFVGTDSFTYLAQDSLSSTPATVTLNVAPQRIIGGTGNDTYYVYNSADQVIVASNVHNETIVAACNYTLPSHVGNLVLNGSGLTGTSAASWGSLTSTGGANTLVGQGDHTSFFVNNSGDQVVARAGAVGDIVYSSVSYAMPANVHDLRLTASGLTATGSAAGGNILTSIHGGDTLIGGAGGNDIFIVSHANDVIQVAAGTPNETVEAYSNFSLPANVQTLIGEGLQSIKLVGNAMNNTIVANLGADTLTGGGGADTFVVNTASSGTTITDFTAADRIDISAFLNGGLHPTFTDHGTYSTVDFSNGKHITLLGVHASSLSLSGHYVV
- a CDS encoding lipopolysaccharide biosynthesis protein codes for the protein MISRSAAVAMLRRLASSDVTVIAFGQLLQQALMVITGIAVARMLGSADYGLINIVRNIFTALAILAPIGLDLALLKYMGRASDDTAGAERLVARLRLVVLAINLPVALIGGLGLGRLLMAHIYVYPKFDLMLLVTLLALPVSADLSILGAYYRARGRPGAYALMSSYVQPIARLVLVAAAFWLSPTALAIITINTLQILISAAFVWTHFTLWRRADRNAPTTPLQSAPLRSDWAAVRMVLADSSWMALNLFVYGMMRFVDVLVLGAFAPAKEVGAYAALSTIAQLVQVWPFSASQTLGPNISRHYHAGDVASIRRELNEYIQFAAIVAGYVFAGVAAFGTQLNFVFGKSFVFGPVIALLLPLGWLLSATLAPVGFCLSMTGRHRAELAILTAGGGILLLTCYLFTPLWGSVGAASSVCLTFALINITRFYYVSRTLGFTPGRLLDIFPPIAAAAFAYGAKALVGLMLEPSLLSLLLGCGLYSMAFAALAYLLVMRGDGREAFRRLMFRAS
- a CDS encoding GumC family protein codes for the protein MTVNPKLFTPRAPGSNLKDESGWSNEFDGHAVDFVRIGELFMRRPILISAVFAVLFAVVMGAIMSAPKQYTAMAQVQVDINSRNLTDVASGADNTGTGLADAAKIDTEIGMIQSGAVARQVLLDLGPPPTDAKAKGSSTPAWLKAIKNAVHPSNGQPAASPLDPIQKLQKGLKVEREGGGYVIDIQYTATDPAWAAKTANAFVAAYQRQKSLSSVEQSQEAGAYMSGNLADLERQVMQADAAVAAYRASHGLEQAGSTTMDEQNILAIGQQLVSARAAQAEVEARYKTAADQLAHGSNGDDVGEALSSPVVQQLRGQRASLSQRLTELRTRYGSRHPDVVTTQQQLIDIDGQIQAEIRRILSNLSAQVQVARERTASLQASLNGANRSLVGSDAASVKLNELLRNQEAARETYQQYLARFKQNNVTTGAPPTNAHVITPATPPSKPSAPNALKAMAIALAAGLVGGVGTMFGAGLLERTFNDIDEIESELAVPALASIPLLQSTVSRGGKKGRVPSVYVVERPLSVFAESFRTLRTTLQAMRLNGRPVKVVAITSAVPHEGKTTTAVCLARVAALGHAKVLVIDTDLRRRALGAAFGVEADIGLVEVLDGAVTLERALVKDSMSSAMFLPLSSSTSPQRDVLSSPALDKLLAAAREYYDLIILDAAPVLLLADARTLAQRVDATLLLARWRATPKSAVRSAVRELSAVGAALAGVVLTQVDRRLERKSQYGGSQYYRSYGAYFEE
- a CDS encoding beta strand repeat-containing protein; the encoded protein is MQSFLYLIGSGTTTPNIAQEIAASQENLIILGGTASDPALNMSVANPNGNKLILGYTDLTEASKWEEPSLFSGTSLPSWFGNANPNWPGCYSVQYWNPAWEQVLFARINQLVSQGYNGIFLDVASGDSEWAAGNSFGNPTNTNATQQLATLITDIRGYVNSLHLATPFYIVANDPQTVALQDPAALKSLDAIFNETLYYGSTGAGGTVTPYALPSSSQDYVENVVGPAYNASGVPVLGSDYPTTSNLAQDFQSFAAYSAMGWIPSVVNAANTTSTLTSGPYMAMAVAANPTVQGSLNLVNFLSGGLVANATLIGGNQGDFFIGGPGQNTIRAGSGNDTIYAHPAAAGLKGVLSFQLAGDWLGSHSAPTLEVLVNGHVVQAPLAITQNMNASGYSWQTVTVSTAGLGPITSVELLAGGTSWTSSSNYDLLFLKSASYEGHSIPISQLTYSSGAGISSGSSVASLGVNGNATLAGSNLPASTFLANTSDVIDGGAGTNTVVYRAASTQYDIVREANGKVLVTALATAEGPDLISNIQTLQFADKSIAIASTPTAAPAYAAVAGQALSVSAASGVLAATTDYNGLTLTASLAANGGPAHGTLTLNANGSFTYTANAGYVGTDSFTYLAKDGLSAGTPITVTLNVAAGSASPPVTHAASYNDQAGHTLSVAAASGVLSTDTDPNGLAMTASLATNGGPSHGTLTLNADGSFTYTPTLGFAGTDSFTYVASDSQGSSTPTTVTLNVAAGTVATQAASYGANAGHALTVNAASGVLAGDTDPNGLAMTATLAQNGGPQHGALTLNADGSFTYTPTAGYAGTDSFTYIASDSLGSSAPTTVTLNVAAGTIATQAASYGANAGHALTVNAASGVLAGDTDPNGLAMTATLATNGGPQHGALTLNADGSFTYTPTAGYAGTDSFTYIASDGLGSSAPTTVTLNVAAQAPTTQAASYGANAGHVLTEAAAQGVLAGASDPNGLTLTAALAQNGGPQHGALVLNADGSFTYTPNAGFAGTDSFTYIASDSLGSSAPTTVTLNVAAGTIATQAGAYSAHAGRTLTVAPSSGILTHDTDPNGLAMTASLATNGGPAHGTLTLNADGSFTYTPTLGFAGSDHFTYIASDSLGSSAPTTVTLNVVDPPPTANPDTYAIAGDKAATVAAAQGVLANDVDNNGLSLTAVLAQNGGPSHGTLTLNANGSFTYTPTLGFVGTDSFTYLAQDSLSSTPTTVTLNVAAQNITGGTGGDTYHVYNSADQITVAAGTPNESVIATCDYVLPANIQNLTVNGSGLTGAGNAMNDTLTSLGGPNTLVAGTGVDTFYVNNTGDVVINTTSQQHDVIISSVSYALPTGVHSLRLITPGTTAIGNAAGGNYLTSVNGGDTLVGGAGGNDVFSVSHSNDIIQVAAGTPNETVNAWCSYTLSDNVQNLVGKTANAVTLVGNTMNNVITAGSGADTLTGGGGADTFVANIAAHATTITDFTAADRIDISAFLNSGLHPTFTDHGTYSTVDFSNGEHITLLGVHASSLSLSDHFIV